From Rudanella lutea DSM 19387, a single genomic window includes:
- a CDS encoding glycerophosphodiester phosphodiesterase family protein — translation MFKSIGAMGLLLCAQLTFAQTKLDRQGHRGARGLMPENTVAAMKKALDVGVETLELDVVISKDKQVVVSHDHYMAASISTKPDGTPVTEAEQKSINLYQMPYADIRAFDVGSRPHAQFPDQKKFKAYKPLLAELIDSVDTYARTKGLPLPRYNIEIKSAPAGDNVSHPAPQEFVDLVLPICQKKLGKRFYVQSFDVRPLQVIHKQHPEVPIAYLTANAKTVDENLAALGFTPFAYSPYYKGVTDQTVKTCHQKGMQIIPWTVNTKEEISNLVKLGVDGIITDYPNLF, via the coding sequence ATGTTCAAATCAATCGGTGCGATGGGCCTGTTGTTGTGCGCCCAACTCACGTTTGCCCAAACCAAACTCGACCGTCAGGGACACCGGGGCGCCCGGGGCCTGATGCCTGAAAATACCGTGGCCGCTATGAAAAAGGCGCTCGATGTGGGTGTCGAAACCCTGGAGCTGGACGTGGTAATCTCGAAAGACAAGCAGGTGGTGGTATCGCACGACCACTACATGGCCGCGAGTATTTCGACCAAACCCGATGGCACGCCCGTGACCGAGGCCGAGCAGAAATCCATCAACCTGTACCAGATGCCCTACGCCGACATTCGGGCGTTTGATGTAGGTAGCCGACCCCACGCTCAGTTTCCCGATCAGAAAAAATTTAAGGCCTACAAACCCCTGCTGGCTGAACTGATCGACTCGGTTGACACCTACGCCCGCACAAAGGGGCTGCCGTTGCCCCGGTATAATATTGAAATAAAATCGGCTCCGGCGGGGGATAACGTATCGCACCCAGCCCCACAGGAGTTTGTGGATCTGGTGTTGCCGATTTGCCAGAAAAAGCTGGGCAAGCGGTTCTATGTGCAGTCGTTTGATGTGCGGCCGTTGCAGGTTATTCACAAACAGCACCCGGAGGTACCCATTGCGTACCTGACCGCCAACGCCAAAACCGTGGACGAAAACCTGGCCGCACTCGGATTTACGCCGTTTGCCTATAGCCCCTACTACAAGGGCGTAACCGACCAAACTGTAAAAACCTGCCACCAGAAAGGAATGCAGATCATCCCGTGGACGGTAAATACGAAAGAAGAAATCAGTAATCTGGTAAAACTGGGCGTCGACGGCATCATCACCGACTACCCCAATCTGTTTTAG
- a CDS encoding MFS transporter, producing the protein MGNRVIQLYRNAYRGLSPSVWLLSGVMLINRCGTMVLPYLSLYLTQNLHYTVAQTGVVMALYGCGAIVGAYLGGRLTDRFGFAPVQLYSLFFGGVFLLGFQFVTDFTAMCGAAFCFTLLGDTFRPANSAAIAHYSDEATRTRAFSLNRLAINLGWAVGGGLGGFLAGIDYSLLFWADGLTCILAAVVLYLSLPRAKKTPVPLTPLSTESLHTPPTHAEPVQSAYRDGYFLRVMALTLLFVCAFVLMFSLLPLYFKQVLHLREAQIGLLMSLNGLLIVAVEMALVFTLEKRLPEARSKLRIIALGVGLTGMAYAGLTLSTWPGLALVTILLMTFGEMLAMPFMQTLAVTRSNAQNRGQYMALYSMAWAVSQLISPLVGAQIAGSAGFVTLWWVATCACALSTAGFWWLSRPTIFRSVAGKMQGSNPF; encoded by the coding sequence ATGGGTAACCGGGTTATTCAGCTGTACCGAAATGCATACCGGGGCCTGTCGCCGTCGGTCTGGCTTTTATCGGGGGTGATGCTCATTAACCGGTGCGGTACCATGGTGCTCCCCTACCTGAGCCTCTACCTCACCCAAAATCTGCACTACACCGTAGCTCAAACGGGCGTAGTGATGGCCTTGTACGGCTGCGGAGCCATTGTGGGTGCATACCTCGGCGGCCGCCTGACCGACCGGTTCGGGTTTGCCCCCGTGCAGTTGTACAGCCTCTTTTTCGGCGGAGTGTTTCTGCTGGGTTTCCAGTTTGTGACCGACTTTACGGCCATGTGTGGGGCGGCTTTTTGCTTTACCCTGCTCGGCGACACCTTCCGCCCGGCCAACTCGGCCGCTATCGCCCATTATAGCGACGAAGCCACGCGCACCCGGGCGTTTTCGCTCAACCGACTGGCAATCAACCTCGGCTGGGCAGTCGGGGGCGGTCTGGGCGGTTTTCTGGCCGGTATCGACTATAGCCTGCTCTTTTGGGCCGATGGCCTGACGTGCATTCTGGCGGCCGTGGTTCTATACCTGAGCCTACCCCGCGCGAAAAAAACGCCGGTTCCGCTCACCCCGCTCTCCACCGAAAGCCTACATACCCCTCCGACCCATGCCGAGCCTGTACAATCGGCCTACCGAGACGGGTATTTCCTGCGGGTCATGGCCCTGACGTTGCTCTTCGTTTGCGCGTTTGTGCTCATGTTCAGCCTGTTACCGCTCTACTTCAAGCAGGTGCTCCACCTCCGCGAAGCCCAGATTGGCCTGCTCATGAGCCTGAACGGATTACTAATTGTAGCGGTCGAAATGGCGTTGGTGTTTACCCTCGAAAAACGCCTGCCCGAAGCCCGCTCCAAGCTCCGCATCATCGCCCTCGGCGTGGGGCTTACCGGCATGGCCTATGCCGGGCTTACCCTGAGTACCTGGCCGGGTCTGGCACTCGTCACCATCCTGCTCATGACCTTTGGCGAAATGCTGGCGATGCCGTTTATGCAAACACTCGCCGTTACCCGGTCGAATGCCCAAAACCGGGGGCAGTATATGGCCCTGTATTCGATGGCGTGGGCCGTTTCGCAACTCATCAGTCCGCTGGTGGGCGCCCAAATAGCCGGATCGGCGGGGTTTGTTACGTTATGGTGGGTAGCGACCTGTGCCTGTGCCCTCTCAACGGCTGGTTTCTGGTGGTTAAGTCGGCCGACGATTTTTCGGTCGGTTGCGGGTAAAATGCAGGGGAGCAACCCTTTCTAA
- a CDS encoding DMT family transporter → MQYLFFILAILTGVGISVQSGVNSSLRHALSNPVLAALISFGTGFFALVAVHLFSGNPTPTADELRQINWWKWTGGVIGACYVTTVIISVSKIGPANLLSLSVAGQLIAAVILDHYGLLGFQSHPANIWRLVGVALIIAGVVFVVKN, encoded by the coding sequence ATGCAGTATCTGTTTTTTATTCTGGCTATTCTGACGGGCGTTGGCATCAGCGTACAGTCGGGGGTCAACTCCTCGCTCCGGCACGCCCTGAGCAACCCTGTTTTAGCCGCCCTCATCTCGTTCGGCACCGGCTTTTTTGCCCTGGTAGCTGTTCACCTGTTTTCAGGTAACCCAACTCCCACTGCCGACGAGCTCCGGCAGATCAACTGGTGGAAATGGACTGGTGGCGTCATTGGCGCGTGTTACGTCACTACGGTTATTATTAGTGTCTCGAAAATTGGCCCGGCCAACCTGCTGAGCCTCAGTGTGGCCGGGCAGCTGATTGCCGCCGTTATTCTGGACCACTACGGACTGCTTGGCTTTCAGTCGCACCCGGCCAATATCTGGCGATTGGTCGGTGTGGCCCTCATCATTGCGGGGGTCGTATTTGTCGTAAAAAATTAG
- a CDS encoding glycoside hydrolase family 30 beta sandwich domain-containing protein, with amino-acid sequence MHDSFKQTLFGVLMGCALVTQVMGQQTPARSSAASVSVWLTNPDDPAALFVKQPGTLRFDAAIKSVSDPIITVDKAQRFQSIDGFGYTLTGGSALLLSRMGPSERAALLRELFGTQGNSIGVSYLRVSIGASDLDERVFSYNDLPDGQTDPKLERFSLDPDRQYLITVLKQILAINPAIKILGSPWSPPAWMKTNGSSKGGSLKPEFYDTYAQYFVKYIRGMQAEGIHIDAVTIQNEPLHPGNNPSLLMLPEEQGLFIKKSLGPAFRAARIQTKIVLYDHNADRPDYPISILNDPEVKPYVDGSAFHLYAGPITALSEVHKAHPDKNLYFTEQWTGAPGNLKGDLGWHVKNLIIGATRNWSRTVLEWNLAADPRQQPHTPGGCTQCLGALTLDGNAVTRNSPYYVVAVASKFVRPGSVRVGSEGPDSLPNVAFLTPDKRWVLIVYNDTKTAQSFAIRENGALARTSLPAGAVGTYVWGAIRQKPSK; translated from the coding sequence ATGCACGACTCATTTAAACAAACCCTGTTTGGCGTACTGATGGGGTGCGCGCTGGTAACGCAGGTCATGGGGCAGCAGACCCCGGCCCGTTCATCGGCAGCATCGGTTTCGGTATGGCTCACGAATCCCGACGATCCGGCGGCCTTGTTCGTCAAACAGCCTGGCACCCTCCGATTTGATGCGGCTATCAAGTCTGTTTCAGACCCAATTATTACGGTCGATAAGGCGCAACGGTTTCAGTCAATAGATGGATTCGGCTACACGTTGACAGGTGGCAGTGCTCTGTTGCTGAGCCGGATGGGCCCCTCGGAGCGGGCGGCTCTGCTCCGGGAGTTGTTTGGTACGCAGGGCAACAGCATCGGGGTGAGTTATCTGCGGGTAAGCATCGGGGCATCGGACCTCGACGAGCGCGTGTTTTCGTACAACGACCTGCCCGACGGACAGACCGACCCCAAGCTGGAACGGTTTTCGCTCGACCCCGACCGGCAGTACCTGATTACGGTTCTGAAACAGATTCTGGCCATCAACCCGGCCATCAAGATTCTGGGATCACCCTGGTCGCCCCCGGCCTGGATGAAGACCAACGGTAGCTCAAAAGGGGGCAGCCTAAAGCCCGAGTTTTACGATACGTACGCGCAGTATTTTGTGAAGTACATCCGGGGAATGCAGGCCGAAGGGATCCATATCGACGCCGTGACGATTCAGAACGAGCCGTTGCACCCCGGCAACAATCCCAGTTTGCTCATGCTGCCCGAAGAGCAGGGTTTATTTATCAAAAAAAGCCTCGGTCCGGCTTTCCGGGCGGCCAGGATTCAGACCAAAATCGTGTTGTACGATCATAATGCCGACCGGCCCGATTACCCGATCTCGATCCTGAACGACCCCGAAGTAAAGCCTTATGTCGACGGGTCGGCGTTTCATTTGTACGCGGGGCCTATCACGGCCCTGTCGGAAGTACACAAGGCGCATCCCGACAAAAATCTGTATTTCACCGAACAATGGACGGGGGCACCGGGTAATCTAAAAGGGGATCTGGGCTGGCACGTTAAAAACCTCATTATTGGGGCTACGCGCAACTGGAGCCGGACGGTGCTGGAGTGGAATCTGGCGGCCGACCCCCGGCAGCAACCGCACACGCCGGGGGGGTGCACGCAGTGCCTGGGGGCACTCACACTCGACGGTAACGCTGTAACCCGTAACTCGCCGTATTACGTGGTGGCGGTAGCCTCCAAGTTTGTCCGACCGGGTTCGGTTCGGGTTGGCTCCGAGGGTCCGGATTCATTGCCAAATGTGGCGTTTCTGACGCCTGATAAGCGCTGGGTACTCATTGTGTACAATGACACAAAAACGGCGCAGTCGTTTGCAATCCGGGAGAACGGAGCCCTTGCTCGAACGTCGTTACCGGCCGGAGCTGTTGGCACGTACGTCTGGGGGGCAATTAGGCAGAAGCCGTCCAAATGA
- a CDS encoding Gfo/Idh/MocA family protein: protein MDQSEQSTSPSRRQFLQTGALAAASSFFIVPRHVLGKGFIAPSDKLNIAGVGIAGKGFSDTNNSFNNGANNIVSLCDVDWGREQVQAQFKKHEKATRYKDFRQMLEKEAKNIDAVTVSTADHTHAVVAMAAMQLGKHVYVQKPLTHNIYEARMLTEAARKYKVVTQMGNQGASNPQQEQMVAWFDKGLLGKVHTVHLWTNRPVWPQGIPVPPPAGEVPADLDWDTWLGPAQKVGYTPAYHPFKWRGWWNFGAGALGDIGCHIMDVPFRVLRLGYPTEVEASIGSVFLKDWTPEYIPEGCPPSSHVELKFPATAKNKQDVRMTWSDGGIRPFRPEWLPEGEPMPENGENGMLMIGDKGLLVCGLYGNDPRLYTKSGQKYVGDPKPESVTKLPENGHQILWTEACKAGFNSKEHKALHSSFDFAGPLTESVLMGNLAIRSYTLRTPRANSRSFDYPGRKRLMWDGVNMKVTNFDDANQFVKREYREGWKLV from the coding sequence ATGGATCAGTCAGAACAGTCAACGAGCCCCTCACGGCGTCAGTTCCTGCAAACCGGGGCACTGGCCGCAGCGAGTAGCTTCTTTATCGTACCCCGCCATGTGCTGGGCAAGGGGTTCATTGCCCCCAGCGACAAGCTGAACATTGCTGGCGTCGGAATCGCTGGCAAAGGCTTTTCGGACACCAACAATTCGTTCAACAACGGAGCCAACAACATAGTCTCTCTATGCGATGTTGACTGGGGCCGCGAACAGGTGCAGGCTCAGTTCAAGAAGCACGAAAAGGCTACGCGCTACAAAGACTTCCGCCAGATGCTGGAGAAGGAAGCCAAAAACATCGATGCCGTTACGGTTTCGACTGCCGACCACACCCACGCCGTTGTGGCTATGGCCGCCATGCAGCTGGGTAAGCACGTGTACGTGCAGAAACCGCTCACTCATAATATCTACGAAGCCCGGATGCTGACCGAAGCCGCCCGCAAATACAAGGTGGTGACGCAGATGGGGAATCAGGGTGCCTCAAACCCGCAGCAGGAGCAAATGGTAGCCTGGTTTGACAAAGGACTGCTCGGCAAAGTGCATACAGTACACCTCTGGACCAACCGCCCGGTATGGCCACAGGGGATTCCGGTACCGCCACCGGCTGGCGAAGTCCCCGCCGACCTCGACTGGGATACCTGGCTCGGACCCGCTCAGAAAGTAGGGTACACGCCAGCGTACCACCCCTTCAAGTGGCGTGGCTGGTGGAACTTCGGAGCGGGAGCACTCGGCGACATCGGCTGCCACATCATGGACGTACCGTTCCGGGTACTCCGGTTGGGCTACCCCACTGAAGTGGAGGCCAGCATTGGTTCGGTATTCCTCAAAGACTGGACGCCCGAGTATATTCCCGAAGGCTGCCCACCGTCGTCGCACGTGGAGCTGAAGTTTCCGGCAACGGCCAAAAATAAGCAGGACGTTCGGATGACCTGGTCCGATGGTGGTATTCGTCCGTTCCGGCCCGAATGGCTGCCCGAAGGCGAGCCGATGCCCGAAAACGGCGAAAACGGCATGTTGATGATCGGCGACAAAGGCTTGCTCGTTTGCGGTCTGTACGGCAACGATCCTCGTCTGTACACCAAGAGTGGTCAGAAATACGTGGGCGATCCGAAGCCGGAGAGCGTAACCAAACTGCCCGAAAACGGCCACCAGATTTTGTGGACCGAGGCTTGTAAGGCTGGCTTCAACAGCAAGGAGCACAAAGCCCTGCACTCATCGTTCGACTTTGCCGGCCCGCTCACCGAGTCGGTACTGATGGGTAACCTCGCCATTCGGAGCTACACCCTGCGCACACCTCGGGCCAACAGCCGCAGCTTCGACTACCCCGGCCGTAAGCGCCTGATGTGGGACGGCGTGAACATGAAGGTGACGAACTTCGATGATGCCAACCAGTTTGTGAAGCGCGAGTACCGCGAAGGCTGGAAGTTGGTTTAA
- a CDS encoding lmo0937 family membrane protein produces MGNILYTIAVICIILWLIGFLGFGGFGLGNLIHVLLVIAVVVILLRIIRGNSPV; encoded by the coding sequence ATGGGAAACATACTGTACACCATTGCGGTGATTTGCATCATCCTCTGGCTCATCGGATTCTTAGGTTTTGGTGGCTTTGGCCTTGGTAACCTGATTCACGTTCTGCTCGTTATCGCAGTTGTTGTGATTTTGCTTCGGATTATTCGAGGGAATTCGCCGGTGTAA
- a CDS encoding TonB-dependent receptor, which produces MKKLLFSLLFLSAFVSTELRAQTTQTSIVGVVLENGKTPLPGATVLLRNESTGFSTGTVTNVKGEYSFKELPLGGPYTVRATFVGFGEQKQTGYMLNQGDLIRINLTMQESGQNLDVVDVVASGLKNKVENFGAATAVSARSIATLPVNGRNFTSLTDLSPLAGRGGNLSGQLGSSTNFTIDGMTAKNPTSAGSTTSRSGAPYSISIEAVREFKVITNQYDVVYGRAGGGLISSVTKSGTNQLTGSVFNYTRANWLASKYDIRGNPRTIKYSTNQFGFSLGGPIIKDKLHYFVVWDRQQDSRPLIVADVQSPVDENRFNVTRATLDRFVGIARSLYGTANTPQYGQFDKVRGSNAGFLRLDWQINNRNLLTIRNNFTSDRNKLGLADNTSINIYESYGNDFNWDNSMLATLRTSVSPRVTNELKFQHLYTYQLSSPGDQLPSANIPRAIVENVVSTVGGANRSTNIQMGGHRFAQEGFKNNVLQLVNNLYYNTDKAQFTFGTDLMYTHSNSVYGSEVNGRFHFTVDGSLSALDKFERLQPYRYFREVPLKDDWSVRGSIWNAGIYGQMSTRLATGLDMTAGLRFDYAHYPKAALNQAVLQDLNLRTDNRLRSFVAQPRLQFTWDVNEQRRDIIRLGGGVFASDINNYVLINNLTFDGTNLATVDVRGANVPTPDFAAYRANYSSIPSLGQFQLPTINMTGANARVPVLYKANLSYTRFVTDRLKVSLSGFMSLARNNYTYVDRNMVTEPFFRLANEGNRGVYVPLNTMPANGAGDWLQGRISQRLGRVLELTSDGKVNNFAAVVDATYRYFRDGEFTASYTWNDTRDNTSYNGNVANTATLVQPVADDPRNLSRVTYSDNHFRHKVVVYGTLPTFWGVSVGVRYSGLGGTRYTLLSGANSNADFVSGQNDLAFIFDRNSESVPANVRAGLQAILDNPNASQSIKDYINRYSGQIAERNGGINGFYGIFDIRASKRVRVYRNHTIEVSADIFNFANFLKKSWGTNRTLGSQALYALGIPASGSTPAVSPFDRTNARYVYRVNTAGVVTPSGDPFQVQLGIRYGF; this is translated from the coding sequence ATGAAAAAACTACTATTCTCGCTTCTCTTTTTGAGTGCTTTTGTCAGTACCGAACTACGCGCACAAACCACCCAAACATCCATAGTTGGCGTGGTGCTCGAAAACGGAAAAACACCGCTACCCGGAGCAACCGTGCTCCTCCGCAACGAATCGACGGGCTTTTCGACCGGCACCGTTACAAACGTAAAAGGCGAATACTCGTTCAAAGAGCTCCCACTCGGTGGGCCTTACACCGTGCGCGCTACGTTTGTGGGCTTTGGTGAGCAGAAACAAACAGGCTACATGCTCAACCAGGGTGATCTGATCCGCATTAACCTCACGATGCAGGAGAGCGGACAGAATCTCGACGTGGTGGATGTAGTAGCCTCGGGCCTCAAAAACAAAGTCGAAAACTTTGGCGCTGCAACCGCCGTCTCGGCCCGATCTATTGCAACCCTGCCCGTAAACGGCCGGAATTTCACCTCCCTCACCGACCTTTCTCCACTCGCGGGCCGGGGTGGAAACCTGTCGGGGCAACTCGGCTCATCGACCAACTTCACCATCGACGGGATGACGGCCAAAAACCCCACCTCGGCCGGGTCGACCACGAGCCGGAGCGGGGCCCCCTACTCCATCTCGATCGAAGCCGTCCGGGAGTTTAAGGTGATTACCAATCAGTACGACGTGGTGTACGGCCGGGCCGGGGGTGGCCTGATTTCGTCGGTAACGAAGTCGGGGACCAATCAGCTCACGGGGAGCGTGTTTAACTACACCCGTGCCAACTGGCTCGCCAGCAAATACGACATCCGGGGTAATCCGCGCACGATCAAGTACTCGACCAACCAGTTTGGGTTCTCGCTGGGTGGCCCCATCATCAAAGACAAGCTGCACTATTTTGTGGTGTGGGACCGGCAGCAGGACTCGCGCCCGCTCATTGTAGCCGACGTGCAGTCGCCGGTTGATGAGAACCGTTTCAACGTAACCCGGGCCACGCTTGACCGGTTTGTGGGTATTGCCCGTTCGCTGTACGGCACGGCCAACACACCCCAATACGGGCAGTTCGACAAGGTGCGTGGCTCCAACGCGGGTTTTCTGCGGCTCGACTGGCAGATTAACAACCGAAACCTGCTGACCATCCGCAACAACTTCACGAGCGACCGCAACAAGCTGGGCCTGGCCGATAATACCTCGATCAATATTTACGAATCGTACGGCAACGACTTCAATTGGGATAACAGCATGCTGGCCACGCTGCGCACCTCGGTAAGCCCACGGGTCACCAACGAACTGAAATTCCAGCACCTGTACACCTACCAGCTCAGCAGCCCCGGCGATCAGTTGCCCTCGGCCAACATTCCACGGGCCATTGTCGAAAACGTGGTGTCGACTGTCGGGGGAGCAAACCGCTCGACCAACATCCAGATGGGTGGACACCGATTTGCGCAGGAAGGCTTCAAAAACAACGTGCTGCAACTGGTCAACAACTTGTACTACAATACCGACAAGGCCCAGTTTACGTTTGGCACCGACCTGATGTACACGCATTCGAATTCGGTGTATGGTAGCGAGGTTAACGGCCGGTTCCACTTCACCGTGGACGGGTCGCTGTCGGCCCTCGACAAATTTGAGCGGCTCCAGCCCTACCGGTACTTCCGCGAGGTACCCCTGAAAGACGACTGGAGCGTGCGCGGTAGCATTTGGAACGCGGGGATTTACGGCCAAATGAGTACCCGGCTTGCCACCGGCCTCGACATGACGGCCGGTCTCCGCTTCGACTACGCTCACTACCCCAAAGCGGCTCTCAATCAGGCCGTATTGCAGGACTTGAATTTGCGCACCGACAACCGGCTCCGGTCGTTTGTGGCACAGCCACGCCTGCAATTTACCTGGGACGTGAACGAGCAACGGCGCGACATTATCCGGCTCGGGGGCGGGGTATTTGCCTCGGACATCAACAACTATGTACTGATCAACAACCTGACCTTCGACGGTACCAATCTGGCTACGGTCGATGTTCGCGGGGCCAACGTGCCTACGCCCGACTTTGCGGCTTACCGGGCCAACTACAGCAGCATTCCCTCGCTCGGGCAGTTTCAGCTACCCACCATCAACATGACCGGGGCCAACGCCCGCGTACCGGTTCTGTACAAAGCCAACCTCTCGTACACCCGGTTTGTGACCGATCGCCTGAAAGTGAGCCTGTCGGGCTTTATGTCGCTGGCCCGCAACAACTACACCTACGTAGACCGGAACATGGTGACGGAGCCCTTTTTCCGGCTCGCCAACGAGGGTAACCGGGGCGTGTACGTGCCGCTCAACACTATGCCCGCCAACGGTGCCGGCGACTGGTTGCAGGGCCGCATCAGTCAACGGTTGGGCCGGGTACTTGAGCTGACCAGCGACGGTAAGGTGAACAACTTTGCCGCCGTGGTTGATGCTACGTACCGGTATTTCCGCGATGGCGAATTTACCGCCAGCTACACCTGGAACGATACCCGCGACAACACCTCGTACAATGGCAACGTAGCCAACACGGCTACCCTGGTGCAGCCCGTTGCCGACGACCCGCGCAACCTGAGCCGCGTAACCTATTCTGACAACCATTTCCGGCACAAAGTAGTCGTGTATGGCACCTTGCCTACGTTCTGGGGCGTATCGGTAGGGGTGCGGTATTCGGGGCTGGGCGGCACGCGCTACACCCTCCTGTCGGGGGCTAACAGCAACGCCGACTTTGTGTCCGGGCAAAATGACCTGGCGTTTATCTTCGACCGCAACAGCGAGAGCGTGCCGGCCAACGTACGCGCGGGCTTGCAGGCTATTCTGGACAACCCCAATGCGAGCCAGAGTATCAAAGACTATATTAATCGGTACTCTGGGCAGATTGCCGAGCGCAACGGAGGCATCAACGGGTTCTACGGTATCTTCGATATTCGGGCCAGCAAGCGGGTACGGGTGTACCGGAACCACACAATCGAGGTATCGGCCGACATCTTTAACTTCGCCAACTTCCTCAAGAAGAGCTGGGGAACCAACCGCACGCTCGGGTCGCAGGCCCTGTACGCGCTGGGGATTCCGGCATCGGGTAGCACGCCCGCCGTTTCGCCCTTCGACCGGACCAATGCCCGCTACGTGTACCGGGTCAACACGGCCGGAGTGGTTACTCCTTCTGGTGATCCGTTCCAGGTTCAGCTCGGTATTCGTTACGGATTTTAA
- a CDS encoding aldo/keto reductase, whose amino-acid sequence MEYRKLGETDLAVSAITFGAWAAGGWMWGGTERQGAIEAIRASYDLGVTSIDTAPIYGQGTSEEIVGEAIKGIPRDKVQILTKYGMRWDSTQGDFGFKSQDNDGNPIDVYKYAGKESIMKECEDSLRRLGTDYIDLYQIHWPDKTTPIEETMEAVLRLMEQGKVRQAGVSNYNVEQMKRAESVLSLASNQVPFSMINRGIEDELVPYCIAHKKSILAYSPMERGLLTGKIKPGHQFAPGDHRAGYRFFNQENIAKTDTLLNALKPLADSKQATLSQLVIRWTIERPGITVALVGARNAEQAIQNAKAIEVKLSADEIAFINAQFETLIFA is encoded by the coding sequence ATGGAATATCGGAAGTTAGGAGAAACTGATCTGGCCGTGTCGGCCATAACCTTCGGGGCCTGGGCCGCCGGTGGCTGGATGTGGGGCGGCACCGAACGTCAGGGGGCTATTGAAGCCATTCGGGCTTCGTATGATCTGGGAGTAACCTCGATTGATACGGCCCCAATCTACGGGCAGGGCACCAGCGAAGAGATCGTTGGGGAGGCTATCAAAGGCATTCCGCGCGACAAGGTGCAGATTCTGACCAAGTATGGGATGCGCTGGGACTCTACCCAGGGTGATTTTGGGTTTAAGAGTCAGGACAACGACGGCAACCCGATTGATGTGTACAAGTACGCCGGTAAGGAAAGCATCATGAAGGAGTGCGAAGATAGCCTCCGGCGGTTAGGCACCGACTACATAGACTTGTATCAGATTCACTGGCCCGACAAAACAACCCCGATCGAAGAGACGATGGAGGCTGTATTGCGGCTTATGGAGCAGGGGAAGGTGCGGCAGGCCGGGGTGAGCAATTACAATGTGGAGCAGATGAAGCGGGCCGAGTCGGTTTTGTCGCTCGCTTCTAATCAGGTGCCGTTCAGCATGATCAACCGGGGGATTGAAGACGAGCTGGTGCCGTATTGCATTGCCCACAAAAAGTCGATTCTGGCGTACAGCCCCATGGAGCGGGGCCTGCTGACGGGGAAAATTAAGCCTGGTCATCAGTTTGCGCCCGGTGACCATCGGGCGGGCTACCGGTTCTTCAACCAAGAGAATATCGCCAAGACAGATACCCTGTTGAATGCCCTGAAGCCATTAGCCGACAGTAAACAGGCTACTCTGAGTCAGTTGGTGATCCGCTGGACCATCGAGCGGCCCGGTATCACGGTGGCACTGGTAGGGGCCCGCAACGCCGAGCAGGCCATTCAAAACGCCAAAGCCATTGAGGTAAAACTCTCTGCCGACGAGATCGCATTCATCAATGCGCAGTTCGAGACACTTATTTTTGCTTAG